GGTCTGCATCACGCCGACCGTGTGCGAGAAGGTCTCCAGGTACCGCTCGAGGGAGCCGGAGTCGGCGGCCTCCCGGAACCAGAGGCCGAGCTTGTCGGGATCCGTCTCGGGAAGGCGGGAGTACCCGGTCTCCCGGGCGAGGTCGACGATCGTGCCGGGCCGCAGCCCGCCGTCGAGGTGGTCGTGCAGCAGAACCTTGGGCGCCCGCCGGATCTGGTCCGGGCTCGGGGTGATGCCCGTCTGGATGCTCTGGCTCGTCATTTCGGCACTCTAACTCCTACGCGCGTAGATCGCGCGTTGTACAACTCCGCCGATATGTAACGGTGACCGCACGGACAGGTGGAGTACACCACTGCTTCTGACACTGTTCTGCCATGGCACAGGAACTGACGCCGGTTCGGACGGCCCGGCTGGGGAGGGCGCTCGGCCCGGAGCCGACGGCGGTGAGCGGAGCGGTGCTGTTGCTCCCGGGCGGTGAGGAGGTCTCCGGCCGCAGACCGTCGGCCCTGTGGGCGGCCGTCTCCGTCCGGGGCCTCGGGCGCAGACTCGCGCGGGCGGGAGCCGGGGAGGGGCTGGCCGTGCACGCCGTGCACTACCGCTACCGCGGCTGGAACGGCAGCGAGGCGCATCTCGCGACCGACGCGGCCTGGGCCGCCGACGAGATCGTACGGCGGTACGGGGACGTCCCGGTGTGCCTGGCCGGCGTCGACATGGGCGCGCGGGCCGCGCTGCACGCGGGCGGCCACGACGCCGTCAACTCCGTGCTGGCGATGGCTCCGTGGCTGCCGGAGGAGGACATGGCGGCTCCGCCCGAGCCGGTCAGGCAACTCGTGGGACGACGGGTGCTCCTCGTGCACGGCACCAAGGACGAACGCTGCGACCCCGAGCTGTCGTTCCGGCTCGCGGCCCGCGCCAAGAAGGCGAACCGGGACGTGTGCCGGTTCGAAGTGCACTCCGACGGCCATGGGTTGCACCAGTACCGCGCCGAGGTCCACGCCCTCGCCGAGGACTTCGTCATGGGCGTGCTGTTCGGCAGGGCCCTCTCCCGCCCGGTCGAGGACGCGCTCGCGGCGCCGCCCCCGCTGGGCCTGCGCATGCCGCTGGCAGCCGGTTTCGGGAAGTCGTTACGGCGACGGTAGGAACGGGAGGCCGCCAGCTCGGCCGTACGCCCCGTCGTGGTCGCCACGCCTGGGCCGTGTCCGCTCTAGGACGGGAGCAGGTTGCCCCGTCTCGAGAGCAGGAACTTCTTGAAAGCGGCCACCGGCGGGGTGTCCGGACGGCCGTCGAGCCAGGCCACGCCGATCTCGCGGGCCGCCCGCGGGGCCGTGACCGTCAGTTCCACCACGCCGGGACGGGCCACGGCCGGCGGTGGCAGCAGGGCGACGCCCAGGCCCGCCGCCACCAGTCCGCGCAGCGTCTCCGCCTCCTCCCCCTCGAAGGCGACCCGGGGCCGGAAGCCCGCCTCCTTGCAGAGGTCGTCGGTGATGCGGCGCAGGCCGTAGCCGGGTTCCAGGGTCACGAAGGTCTCGTCGGCGGCCTCGGCCAGGCGGACCCTTCTGCGGGCGGCGAGCCGGTGGTCGGCCGGGACGACCAGGCGCAGTTTCTGCTCGTCGAGCCTGCGGGCGACGAGGTCCGGGGCGTCCGGGACCGGGGAGGTGAGACAGAGGTCCAGCTCGCCGGCCCGCAGCCCTTCGAGCATCGCCTCGCCGTAGTTCTGCACGAGGCTGAAGCGCACCCGCGGGTGGTCGGCTCGGAAGGCGTGCAGCAGCCCGGGCACGGTCTCCGCGCCCATGGTGTGCAGAAAGCCGAACGCGACCTTGCCGGCCGTCGGGTCGGCGTCGGCGCGGACCTCGTCGGCGGCCCGTTCGATCTCCGCGAGGGCGCGTTCCACCGAGGCGAGGAAGGTACGGCCGGCCGGGGTGAGGGAGACCGTGCGGCCGCGGCGGGCGAACAGGTCGACGCCGAGATCCTGTTCCAGCCGGACCATCGCGCGGGACAGCGTCGACTGGGGAACGTCCATCTCCTGAGCGGCGCGCGTGACGTGCTCGGTGCGGGCGACCCCGGCGAAGTAGGCGAGTCGGGGGGCGAGCAGCCTCGCCATGTCGGTGGTGTCTTCTGTGTCACCGGACGGTGACAGGCGAGTCTGTGACCTCTGCTGATGCACCATGGGAACGATTATGACGAGTCCATGCATTGGACGGATCAGCGGGACCGTCCGTAGGTTCGAGGCATGTCTCCCGCCAGTACCGGGGCGTCCACGATCGTGGTCGCCGCTTCGCCCGCCCGCTCGACCGCCCCCGCCCCCGCCTCCGCCTCCGCCGCCCCTTCCGACTCACGTCTGGCCCCCGGCGGCCCCGGCTACCGCCGGATGAGCTTCGCGCTCTTCCTCGCCGGCGTGGCGACCTTCGCCCTGCTGTACTCCACGCAGGCGCTCCTGCCGCTGATCTCCGACGACTTCGGGGTGGCGGCGAGTCAGGCGAGCTGGACGGTGGCGGCGGCGACCGGCGGGCTGGCGCTGTTCGTCCTGCCGATGAGCGCCCTGTCGGAGCGCTACGGCCGCCGCACCGTGATGACGGCCTCGCTGGCGGTCGCGGTCGGCGTGGGCCTGCTGGTCCCGTTCGCGCCCTCCCTGGGCTGGCTGGTCGTGCTGCGGGCGGTGCAGGGCGCGGCGCTGGCCGGGCTCCCCGCCTCGGCCACGGCCTACCTCGCGGAGGAGGTCCGGCCGAAGGCGCTGGTCACGGCGATCGGTCTGTTCGTGGCCGGCAACAGCGTCGGCGGGATGAGCGGCCGGGTCATCACCGGCTGGGTCGCGCAGGAGTGGGGCTGGCGGATCGCCGTCGGCGTGATCGGCGCGCTGGCGGTGGCCTGCGCGGTCGCCTTCCGGCTGCTGCTGCCTGCGCCGCGCCACTTCACGCCCGGATCCCTGGCGCCCCGCGTCCTGGTCCGGACCGTCCGCGGCCACCTCGCCGACCCGCTGCTGCGCCGGCTGTACGCGATCGGCGCGCTGTTCATGACCGTCTTCGGCGGCGTGTACACGGTGATCGGGTACCGGCTGACGGAGGAGCCGTTCTCGCTTCCGCAGGGCGTCGTCGGCTCGATCTTCCTGGTGTATCTGGTGGGCACGGTGTCCGCGTCGACGGCGGGCCGGCTGGTCGGCCGGCTGGGGCGGCGCGGCGCGCTGTACCTGGCGGGCGGCACGACCGCCGCGGGCCTGCTGCTCTCCCTCGCGGACTCGCTGGCGTCGGTGCTGCTGGGCCTGGTCCTGATCACGGCGGGCTTCTTCGCGGGGCACGCGGTGGCGTCGTCGGCGGTCAGCAGGACCGCGACCACCGGCCGCGCCCAGGCCTCCGCGCTCTACCAGTCCGCGTACTACGTCGGCTCCAGCGCGGGCTCCACCGTCGGTGCGATCGCCTTCCACTCGGGCGGCTGGTCCGGCACGGTCGGCGTCGGCCTCTTCGCGGTGCTCGGCGTCGTCGCGATCACGGTGGCGGGCACGCGCGCGGCGCGCCGGGAGGCGCCGGCGGCCGCCTGACCGCCCTCCCTCGTTCCCGTTCCTGCCTGTTCAGAGCCCGTTGTCAGTGGTCGCGGATAGCCTCCGCGACCACTGACCGGTTTCTGGCACAGGGGGTTTTCATCCATGGAGTTCCGGATCGACCGCGGTGATCTCGTCGAGGCCGTGGGATGGGCGGCCCGCGCGCTGCCGGCCCGCACGCCGGTGCCGGTGCTGGGCGGTCTGGTGCTTCAGGCGTCGGCGGGGACGCTGGCCGTGTCGGGGTTCGACTTCGAGACGGCCGCGCGCATCGAGGCGGACGCCGAGGTGGGAACCGGCGGCCGGGTGCTCGTCCTCGGGCGGCGGCTGCTGGACATCTGCAAGGTGCTGCCGGACGGGCCGGTGAGCTGTGCGCTGGAGGGGACGCGGTTCACGGTCGAGGCGGGCGGCACCGGCTTCGGCCTGTCCACCCTCCCGCACGAGGAGTACCCCTCCCCGCCCGCGCCCCCGCAGGCGTACGGCGCCGTCGACGCGGCCGCGTTCGCGACCGCCGTCGCGCAGGTCGCCGTGGCGGCGGGTCGCGACGACACCCTCCCGGTGCTGACCGGCGTCCAACTGCGCCTGGAAGGCGACGAGATGGCGCTGTCGGCGTCGGACCGCTACCGGTACGCGGTGCGGCGGCTTGAGTGGAAGGCGGAGCCGGAGGCGGCGGGCGCGGGCGTGGTGGAGACGCTGCTGCCGGCGCGGCGGCTGCTGGACGCGGCCCGGTCGCTCGCGCGGTGCGGCACCGTGCGGATCGGCCTCGACGGGGCTGCCGGGAG
The window above is part of the Streptomyces sp. NBC_00425 genome. Proteins encoded here:
- a CDS encoding LysR family transcriptional regulator, encoding MVHQQRSQTRLSPSGDTEDTTDMARLLAPRLAYFAGVARTEHVTRAAQEMDVPQSTLSRAMVRLEQDLGVDLFARRGRTVSLTPAGRTFLASVERALAEIERAADEVRADADPTAGKVAFGFLHTMGAETVPGLLHAFRADHPRVRFSLVQNYGEAMLEGLRAGELDLCLTSPVPDAPDLVARRLDEQKLRLVVPADHRLAARRRVRLAEAADETFVTLEPGYGLRRITDDLCKEAGFRPRVAFEGEEAETLRGLVAAGLGVALLPPPAVARPGVVELTVTAPRAAREIGVAWLDGRPDTPPVAAFKKFLLSRRGNLLPS
- a CDS encoding MFS transporter → MSPASTGASTIVVAASPARSTAPAPASASAAPSDSRLAPGGPGYRRMSFALFLAGVATFALLYSTQALLPLISDDFGVAASQASWTVAAATGGLALFVLPMSALSERYGRRTVMTASLAVAVGVGLLVPFAPSLGWLVVLRAVQGAALAGLPASATAYLAEEVRPKALVTAIGLFVAGNSVGGMSGRVITGWVAQEWGWRIAVGVIGALAVACAVAFRLLLPAPRHFTPGSLAPRVLVRTVRGHLADPLLRRLYAIGALFMTVFGGVYTVIGYRLTEEPFSLPQGVVGSIFLVYLVGTVSASTAGRLVGRLGRRGALYLAGGTTAAGLLLSLADSLASVLLGLVLITAGFFAGHAVASSAVSRTATTGRAQASALYQSAYYVGSSAGSTVGAIAFHSGGWSGTVGVGLFAVLGVVAITVAGTRAARREAPAAA
- a CDS encoding prolyl oligopeptidase family serine peptidase, with protein sequence MAQELTPVRTARLGRALGPEPTAVSGAVLLLPGGEEVSGRRPSALWAAVSVRGLGRRLARAGAGEGLAVHAVHYRYRGWNGSEAHLATDAAWAADEIVRRYGDVPVCLAGVDMGARAALHAGGHDAVNSVLAMAPWLPEEDMAAPPEPVRQLVGRRVLLVHGTKDERCDPELSFRLAARAKKANRDVCRFEVHSDGHGLHQYRAEVHALAEDFVMGVLFGRALSRPVEDALAAPPPLGLRMPLAAGFGKSLRRR
- the dnaN gene encoding DNA polymerase III subunit beta, whose product is MEFRIDRGDLVEAVGWAARALPARTPVPVLGGLVLQASAGTLAVSGFDFETAARIEADAEVGTGGRVLVLGRRLLDICKVLPDGPVSCALEGTRFTVEAGGTGFGLSTLPHEEYPSPPAPPQAYGAVDAAAFATAVAQVAVAAGRDDTLPVLTGVQLRLEGDEMALSASDRYRYAVRRLEWKAEPEAAGAGVVETLLPARRLLDAARSLARCGTVRIGLDGAAGSGPVGFGGGRMRTVLRPLDGRLPSYGKLFDMGEAVVAEVECGALTEAVRRVAVVAETNSPVRLDFTAESVLLRAGYGDDVAAQRLPARLTGSEDVTVAFNPAYLLDALSSFGAARLRMELLGTGQRTLLSAADAPESHRHLLMSVRQLV